A window of the Lactuca sativa cultivar Salinas chromosome 5, Lsat_Salinas_v11, whole genome shotgun sequence genome harbors these coding sequences:
- the LOC111880962 gene encoding BEL1-like homeodomain protein 11, whose amino-acid sequence MVSPDSNTNSNNIHQFLISNPTHYESQPFEAYGVDLRGLGSYQHQSLNVLPTIQSFGERISRSIDLIQAPSMAEEQELNQHHHNQKLSLSLGSGLLFPSSAEYRGERCYLVSEEELQEKTRKAFNPSDYSSSSSLNQSSSTFYGTESLSISVGSSRYLKPTQSLLEEVVSVGGKDLESSNKSYACKLSCSGRQGSLGLCSELKAELCSNGLPFEKQELQATLAKLISLLEEVERRYDQYYQQLEDAVSSFEMNAGLGSGKSYTALALNAMSGHFSSLKDAILSQIYATRKKILQDLPRINMGFSQLSLFDKENNRHNRIALQQLGMMASPRQTWRPIRGLPETSVMILRSWLFEHFLHPYPNDSEKLMLASQTGLSKNQVSNWFINARVRLWKPMIEEMYKEEFADSSEDSNL is encoded by the exons ATGGTGTCACCAGATTCCAATACAAACTCTAACAACATTCATCAATTTCTCATTTCAAACCCAACCCACTATGAAAGTCAACCTTTTGAGGCTTATGGAGTTGACTTGAGAGGCCTTGGTTCATACCAACATCAATCTCTGAATGTACTTCCCACCATTCAGTCTTTTggtgaaagaatttcaagatccaTTGATCTTATCCAAGCTCCTTCAATGGCGGAAGAACAAGAACTTAACCAACATCACCATAACCAGAAACTTTCACTTTCTTTAGGTTCCGGTTTGCTCTTTCCTTCCTCAGCTGAATACAGAGGGGAAAGATGTTACTTGGTTTCCGAAGAAGAATTACAAGAAAAAACAAGAAAAGCTTTTAACCCTTCAGATTATTCTTCTTCGTCTTCACTTAACCAATCTTCTTCCACGTTTTATGGAACAGAATCGCTCTCGATATCAGTAGGAAGTTCGAGGTACTTGAAACCAACTCAGTCTCTTCTTGAAGAAGTAGTTAGCGTCGGTGGGAAGGATCTTGAATCAAGCAACAAGTCTTATGCGTGTAAATTATCATGTTCGGGTAGGCAAGGTTCGCTAGGGTTATGTTCAGAACTAAAAGCAGAATTATGCAGTAATGGGTTGCCATTTGAGAAACAAGAACTTCAAGCGACATTAGCAAAGCTCATTTCTTTATTAGAAGAG GTGGAGAGAAGATACGATCAATATTATCAGCAACTAGAAGATGCGGTTTCCTCATTCGAAATGAATGCAGGTTTAGGATCAGGGAAGTCATACACTGCATTAGCACTAAATGCGATGTCAGGACACTTTTCAAGCTTGAAAGACGCAATTTTGTCACAGATTTATGCAACCCGAAAGAAAATCTTGCAAGATTTACCAAGAATCAACATGGGTTTTTCACAACTCAGCTTGTTCGATAAAGAAAATAATAGACACAACCGTATAGCCCTTCAACAGCTTGGAATGATGGCTAGCCCACGACAAACTTGGAGACCAATTCGTGGTTTGCCGGAGACTTCTGTCATGATACTTCGATCTTGGCTCTTCGAGCATTTTCTTCATCC GTATCCAAACGACAGTGAAAAACTTATGTTGGCATCACAGACGGGATTGTCAAAGAACCAG GTGTCCAATTGGTTTATAAATGCTAGGGTCCGATTGTGGAAACCAATGATCGAGGAAATGTACAAGGAAGAATTTGCAGATTCATCCGAGGATTCAAATTTGTAA